The genome window CTAATCTTCAGATAAGCGGGGCTGGCTATGGAGTACATTGGCCGGACCTCGACGAAGACATCTGCGTCGAAGGACTGTTGCTCGGCAAGCGCTCGTCGGCGAGCCCGTCTTCCTTTGAGCACCGGTTGCAACGTCGCAGAGAGAAGCTGCCACAAGACGCGGCGTAGTCGGCCAAAGCGTGCGCCCGGCAGACGGGAATTGGCTCTCCGTCAGGAGGGCCATGTTTATAGACGCCAACGCCGAGCCAATCCGCCCTCCG of Acidobacteriota bacterium contains these proteins:
- a CDS encoding DUF2442 domain-containing protein: MSGAGYGVHWPDLDEDICVEGLLLGKRSSASPSSFEHRLQRRREKLPQDAA